Proteins co-encoded in one Pseudarthrobacter chlorophenolicus A6 genomic window:
- the sufD gene encoding Fe-S cluster assembly protein SufD gives MTAEATTEKARIGAPSIAGFTEEGEHLVASKVDRHHSHGTQVMASRAERITSHDVADFALPNGREEEWRFTPVRELSNLLSDTPSDAGALGVTVEGPESFVQGALRAGEAPRGATLVPADRAAVVASANVEEAQLIRIPADAELDQPIRVVMTGNGAGRRTNTHHVIEAGANSRAVVILEHDGSADHNGNVEVFVREGAKLTVVSVQLWEDDARHLAQHDAEVSKDAMYKHIAVTLGGKIVRLNSNVRFAGEGADAELLGLYFADAGQHLEHRSFVDHNLANCKSNVLYKGALQGKGAHTVWVGDVLIQKQAEGTDSYEKNQNLVLTDGCRADSVPNLEIETGLIEGAGHASSTGRFDDEHLFYLMARGIPEDVARRLVVRGFLNEIIQQIKVPALEERLTEAVERELAATEN, from the coding sequence ATGACTGCCGAAGCTACTACCGAAAAGGCCCGCATCGGCGCGCCGTCAATCGCCGGTTTCACTGAGGAAGGCGAACACCTGGTCGCCTCCAAGGTGGACCGCCACCACAGCCACGGCACGCAGGTCATGGCCTCCCGCGCGGAGCGCATCACCAGCCACGACGTTGCTGACTTCGCCCTGCCCAACGGCCGCGAAGAGGAATGGCGCTTCACCCCGGTCCGTGAGCTGTCCAACCTGCTCTCGGACACGCCCTCGGACGCCGGCGCACTCGGCGTCACCGTTGAAGGCCCGGAGTCCTTCGTCCAGGGTGCACTCCGCGCCGGCGAGGCCCCCCGCGGTGCCACGCTGGTCCCCGCGGACCGTGCCGCCGTCGTCGCTTCCGCGAACGTGGAGGAGGCCCAGCTCATCCGCATCCCCGCGGACGCCGAACTGGACCAGCCCATCCGCGTCGTCATGACCGGCAACGGCGCAGGCCGCCGCACCAACACGCACCACGTCATTGAGGCCGGCGCGAACAGCCGCGCCGTGGTGATCCTGGAACACGACGGTTCCGCCGACCACAACGGCAACGTGGAGGTCTTCGTCCGCGAAGGCGCCAAGCTGACCGTGGTCTCTGTCCAGCTCTGGGAAGACGACGCACGCCACCTGGCCCAGCACGACGCCGAGGTTTCCAAGGACGCCATGTACAAGCACATCGCGGTGACCCTTGGCGGCAAGATTGTCCGGCTGAACTCCAACGTCCGGTTCGCCGGCGAGGGCGCCGATGCCGAACTCCTCGGCCTCTACTTCGCCGACGCGGGACAGCACCTGGAGCACCGTTCGTTCGTTGACCACAACCTGGCCAACTGCAAGTCGAACGTCCTCTACAAGGGCGCACTGCAGGGCAAGGGTGCGCACACCGTCTGGGTGGGCGACGTCCTCATCCAGAAGCAGGCCGAAGGCACCGACTCCTACGAGAAGAACCAGAACCTGGTCCTGACCGACGGCTGCCGCGCGGACTCCGTGCCCAACCTCGAAATCGAGACCGGCCTGATCGAGGGTGCCGGCCACGCCAGCTCCACCGGCCGTTTCGACGACGAGCACCTGTTCTACCTGATGGCCCGCGGCATCCCCGAGGATGTTGCCCGCCGCCTGGTGGTCCGCGGCTTCCTGAACGAAATCATCCAGCAGATCAAGGTCCCGGCACTCGAAGAGCGCCTGACCGAGGCTGTGGAACGCGAACTCGCGGCAACGGAAAACTAG
- a CDS encoding SulP family inorganic anion transporter, with translation MTPGPATTTASNHSPPGGRRERANRIRPFLSNLGADVPASLVVFLVALPLSLGIAAASGAPIMAGLIAAAIGGIVAGSLGGAPLQVSGPAAGLTVIVAGLVQEFGWQATCAITAAAGVVQLLLGVSRVGRAALAVSPVVVKAMLAGIGVTIMVQQIHVLLGSGPAGSAIENLANLPAAITNVEIHAALLGLTVVIILVAWKHLPAAVRKIPGPLAAVAAVTALSVPLAPAVERISFSGSILDAVALPALPEGNWRAIAFAVLSMALIASIESLLSAVAVDKMHSGPRTNLNKELMGQGTANILSGALGGLPVTGVIVRSATNVEAGAKSRTSAILHGVWILIFSALFAGIIQLIPLSVLAGLLLVIGAKLIKVADIRTSRRTGDLLIYVVTLFCVVFLNLLEGVLIGLALAAASVLWRVLRAAIRVHEPVSPSSAWRVTIAGSCSFFALPRLNRVLHSVPAGNNVVIELNADYVDHAFRESLVAWRDQYRAAGGSVEVEEHGNTLFQDAEHRAPQRQEARELPLPPRNSRTADGEDASSQLGSERTPAVLAGISKYHRRFADQVRPLVEDLAEQQHPDTLFVACVDSRVNPNLITSSGPGDLLTLRNIGNVVCHDGQDASIDSALSFAVKGLEVNTIVVCGHSNCGAMKAVIADAEGAGNPGLGTGFDAWLEHARPSYLELMADHPVARAAAEAGYCRLDQLGMVNVAVQLSKLDNHPVVGPAIAAGQVQATGLFYDIATARVVLVTPHGIESLDPAQAPVQATGAAAR, from the coding sequence ATGACGCCCGGCCCTGCCACAACAACAGCCTCCAACCACAGCCCGCCCGGAGGGCGCCGCGAACGGGCCAACCGCATCCGGCCCTTCCTGTCGAACCTGGGCGCGGATGTACCCGCCTCCCTGGTGGTGTTCCTCGTGGCGCTGCCGTTGTCCCTCGGGATCGCCGCTGCCTCCGGTGCGCCCATCATGGCCGGACTCATCGCCGCAGCCATCGGCGGCATCGTTGCCGGCAGCCTGGGCGGCGCTCCGCTGCAGGTCAGCGGGCCGGCCGCGGGCCTGACCGTGATTGTTGCCGGCCTGGTCCAGGAATTCGGCTGGCAGGCCACCTGTGCCATCACGGCCGCAGCCGGCGTTGTGCAACTTCTGCTCGGCGTGAGCCGGGTGGGGAGGGCTGCGCTGGCGGTCTCGCCAGTGGTGGTCAAGGCGATGCTGGCCGGCATCGGCGTGACCATCATGGTCCAGCAGATCCACGTCCTGCTGGGCTCCGGCCCGGCAGGCTCCGCCATCGAAAACCTCGCCAACCTTCCGGCGGCCATCACCAACGTCGAGATCCATGCGGCACTGCTTGGACTCACCGTGGTGATCATCCTGGTGGCCTGGAAGCACCTGCCTGCCGCCGTACGGAAAATCCCCGGCCCGCTGGCTGCCGTTGCTGCCGTCACCGCGTTGTCGGTGCCGCTGGCGCCGGCCGTGGAGCGGATCTCCTTTTCGGGCTCCATCCTGGACGCCGTGGCCCTGCCTGCACTGCCCGAAGGAAACTGGCGCGCCATAGCCTTCGCTGTCCTGTCAATGGCGCTCATTGCCAGTATCGAATCGCTCCTGTCAGCCGTCGCCGTGGACAAGATGCACTCCGGTCCGCGGACCAACCTCAACAAGGAGCTGATGGGCCAGGGAACGGCCAACATCCTCTCCGGTGCCCTGGGCGGCCTGCCCGTCACGGGCGTCATTGTACGCAGCGCCACGAACGTGGAAGCCGGTGCCAAGTCACGGACTTCCGCCATCCTGCACGGCGTGTGGATCCTCATCTTCTCGGCGCTTTTCGCCGGCATCATCCAGCTCATTCCGCTGTCGGTGCTGGCGGGGCTGCTGCTGGTCATCGGGGCCAAGCTGATCAAGGTTGCGGACATCCGCACCAGCCGGCGCACCGGTGACCTGCTGATCTACGTCGTGACCCTCTTCTGCGTCGTTTTCCTCAATCTCCTGGAGGGCGTGCTCATCGGCCTGGCGCTTGCCGCGGCCAGCGTGCTGTGGCGCGTCCTGCGCGCGGCGATCCGCGTACACGAGCCGGTCTCGCCGTCGTCGGCCTGGCGTGTCACCATCGCCGGATCGTGCAGCTTTTTCGCCCTGCCGCGCCTGAACCGCGTGCTGCACTCGGTGCCCGCAGGCAACAACGTGGTGATCGAACTCAATGCCGATTACGTGGACCACGCCTTCCGTGAATCACTGGTGGCCTGGCGTGACCAGTACCGTGCCGCAGGCGGCTCAGTCGAAGTTGAGGAACACGGGAACACCCTGTTCCAGGACGCTGAGCACAGGGCACCCCAGCGGCAGGAAGCCCGCGAGCTTCCGCTGCCGCCGCGCAACTCCCGGACTGCGGACGGCGAAGATGCCTCCAGCCAGCTGGGCAGTGAACGGACCCCGGCAGTCCTGGCGGGAATCAGCAAGTACCACCGCCGCTTCGCTGACCAGGTCCGTCCGCTGGTGGAGGACCTGGCGGAGCAGCAGCATCCGGATACACTTTTCGTGGCGTGCGTCGATTCGAGGGTCAACCCCAACCTGATCACCAGTAGCGGCCCCGGCGACCTGCTGACCCTCCGCAACATCGGCAACGTGGTGTGCCATGACGGCCAGGACGCCTCCATTGACTCGGCGCTTTCGTTCGCGGTCAAGGGCCTCGAGGTAAACACCATCGTAGTGTGCGGGCACTCGAACTGCGGTGCCATGAAGGCCGTCATCGCCGATGCCGAAGGTGCGGGGAATCCGGGACTGGGCACCGGATTCGACGCCTGGCTGGAGCATGCCCGTCCCAGCTACCTCGAGCTGATGGCGGACCACCCCGTGGCGCGGGCCGCTGCGGAGGCGGGCTACTGCCGCCTCGACCAGCTGGGCATGGTCAACGTGGCTGTCCAGCTCAGCAAGCTCGACAACCATCCGGTGGTTGGTCCTGCCATCGCCGCCGGGCAGGTCCAGGCCACCGGGCTTTTCTACGACATCGCCACTGCCCGGGTGGTCCTGGTGACGCCTCACGGCATCGAGTCCCTGGACCCGGCCCAAGCCCCGGTGCAGGCCACGGGCGCAGCAGCCCGCTGA
- a CDS encoding ABC transporter ATP-binding protein yields the protein MRSPQSPVLSINGLVKDVGPLASLDGKMLRVVSDVSLIAGRGEVTALLGPNGAGKTTTLECAQGLQRRSGGTISLLGEDPASAGADLRSRVGVMLQDGGLPPSAKPVPLLRHVAGLYANPWPVEDLVERLGIDTFSRTGVRRLSGGQKQRLALAAALVGRPEVLFLDEPSAGLDPQSRALVFDLITELRSSGMGIILTTHLMDDAQRLADYVYIIDGGRNVAEGTVQQLLQREPAVDSGSEHVRTLVFEAQPGLDLSAVLPAPIAVAETRVGSYSVTGALTPGHLAALAAWWEAKGIMPAAMSLQARSLEDVFLDISGKDIR from the coding sequence GTGCGATCCCCCCAATCCCCCGTCCTGTCCATCAATGGACTCGTTAAGGACGTCGGCCCGCTGGCCAGCCTGGACGGAAAGATGCTGAGGGTGGTCAGCGATGTCTCGCTGATCGCCGGACGCGGCGAGGTGACGGCCCTGCTGGGACCCAACGGCGCCGGAAAGACCACCACGCTTGAGTGCGCGCAAGGCCTCCAACGGCGCAGCGGCGGAACCATCAGCCTCCTCGGCGAGGATCCGGCTTCCGCCGGGGCGGACCTGCGCTCCCGCGTCGGTGTGATGCTCCAGGACGGTGGGCTCCCGCCGTCGGCCAAGCCTGTGCCGCTGCTGCGGCACGTCGCCGGCCTGTATGCAAACCCCTGGCCCGTGGAGGACCTGGTGGAGCGGCTGGGCATCGATACCTTCAGCCGTACCGGCGTGCGGAGGCTGTCCGGCGGACAGAAGCAGCGGCTTGCCCTCGCGGCGGCACTGGTGGGCAGGCCCGAGGTCCTGTTCCTCGACGAACCGAGCGCCGGCCTGGACCCGCAGTCCCGCGCCCTCGTCTTCGACCTGATTACCGAGCTCCGCAGCAGCGGGATGGGCATCATCCTCACCACCCACCTGATGGACGATGCGCAGCGCCTGGCCGATTACGTCTACATCATTGACGGCGGCCGCAATGTTGCCGAGGGAACAGTGCAGCAGCTCCTGCAGCGCGAACCCGCCGTGGACAGCGGCTCCGAGCACGTCCGGACGCTGGTGTTCGAAGCGCAGCCCGGCCTGGACCTTTCCGCCGTGCTCCCCGCCCCCATCGCTGTCGCCGAGACCCGCGTGGGCAGCTATTCAGTGACCGGCGCACTCACTCCGGGACACCTTGCGGCGCTGGCTGCCTGGTGGGAAGCGAAGGGCATCATGCCGGCCGCGATGAGCCTGCAGGCGCGTAGCCTTGAAGACGTCTTCCTGGACATCTCTGGAAAGGACATTCGATGA
- the sufB gene encoding Fe-S cluster assembly protein SufB: protein MTDQLSEKAVAENTVISEILEKNPELHGIGNYEYGWADKNDVGANARRGLDEEVVRDISAKKSEPEWMLDLRLKGLKYFDRKPMPTWGADLSGIDFDNIKYFVRSTEKQATSWEELPEDIKNTYDKLGIPEAEKQRLVSGVAAQYESEVVYHQLREDLEKQGVIFLDTDTALKEHPEIFQEYFGTIIPVGDNKFASLNTAVWSGGSFVYVPKGVHVDIPLQAYFRINTENMGQFERTLIIADEDSYVHYIEGCTAPIYTSDSLHSAVVEIVVKKGARVRYTTIQNWSNNVYNLVTKRAVCEAGGTMEWVDGNIGSKVTMKYPAVYLVGEHAKGETLSIAFAGEGQHQDTGSKMVHIAPNTKSSIISKSVARGGGRAAYRGLVQVREGAKHSANTVRCDALLVDTISRSDTYPYIDIREDDVQLGHEATVSRVSEEQLFYLMSRGMPEDEAMAMIVRGFIEPIARELPMEYALELNRLIELQMEGSVG, encoded by the coding sequence ATGACGGACCAACTATCAGAGAAAGCAGTAGCCGAAAACACTGTGATCTCGGAGATTCTGGAAAAGAATCCCGAGCTCCACGGCATCGGCAACTACGAGTACGGCTGGGCTGACAAGAACGATGTCGGCGCCAACGCACGCCGTGGACTCGACGAAGAGGTAGTCCGCGACATCTCGGCTAAGAAGAGCGAGCCCGAGTGGATGCTGGACCTTCGCCTCAAGGGGCTGAAGTACTTCGACCGCAAGCCCATGCCCACCTGGGGTGCAGACCTCTCCGGCATCGACTTCGACAACATCAAGTACTTTGTGCGCTCCACGGAGAAGCAGGCCACCAGCTGGGAGGAACTGCCCGAGGACATCAAGAACACGTACGACAAGCTCGGCATCCCTGAAGCTGAAAAGCAGCGCCTGGTTTCCGGTGTCGCCGCCCAGTACGAGTCCGAGGTTGTCTACCACCAGCTGCGTGAGGACCTTGAGAAGCAGGGCGTCATCTTCCTGGACACCGACACGGCGCTGAAGGAACACCCGGAAATCTTCCAGGAGTACTTCGGCACCATCATCCCGGTGGGCGACAACAAGTTCGCGTCGCTCAATACGGCAGTCTGGTCCGGCGGCTCCTTCGTCTATGTCCCCAAGGGCGTCCACGTGGACATCCCGCTGCAGGCCTACTTCCGCATCAACACCGAGAACATGGGCCAGTTCGAGCGGACCCTGATCATCGCCGACGAGGACTCCTACGTCCACTACATCGAAGGCTGCACGGCGCCGATCTACACCTCGGACTCCCTGCACTCCGCTGTTGTGGAAATCGTGGTCAAGAAGGGCGCCCGCGTCCGCTACACCACCATCCAGAACTGGTCCAACAACGTGTACAACCTGGTGACCAAGCGCGCCGTCTGCGAAGCTGGCGGCACCATGGAATGGGTGGACGGCAACATCGGCTCCAAGGTGACCATGAAGTACCCGGCCGTGTACCTGGTGGGTGAGCACGCCAAGGGTGAAACCCTGTCCATCGCGTTTGCCGGTGAAGGCCAGCACCAGGACACAGGCTCGAAGATGGTCCACATCGCGCCCAACACCAAGAGCTCCATCATCTCCAAGTCGGTGGCCCGCGGCGGTGGCCGTGCAGCCTACCGCGGCCTGGTCCAGGTCCGCGAAGGCGCCAAGCACTCCGCCAACACCGTGCGCTGTGACGCCCTGCTGGTGGACACCATTTCGCGGTCTGACACCTACCCCTACATCGACATCCGCGAGGACGATGTACAGCTGGGACACGAGGCCACTGTTTCGCGCGTCAGCGAGGAGCAGCTGTTCTACCTCATGTCCCGCGGCATGCCTGAGGACGAGGCCATGGCCATGATCGTGCGCGGCTTTATCGAGCCGATCGCGCGTGAGCTGCCCATGGAATACGCCCTTGAGCTGAACCGCCTCATCGAACTCCAGATGGAAGGATCCGTCGGTTAA
- a CDS encoding heme o synthase codes for MTATVSTTDTPLNASRASGPGFARKAKAYLALTKPRVIELLLVSTLPTMIYAERGFPSIGLILATLVGGAFAAGSAGAFNCYIDRDIDKLMARTENRPLVTGEVTPREALVFSWLLGAAAIAILWFGANPLSAWLGLGAIFFYVVIYTIILKRRTAQNIVWGGAAGCFPVLIAWAAVTNSVEWPAIILFMVIFLWTPPHYWPLSMRYGEDYRNAKVPMLGAIAGAKVVSVQVVLYAWAMVACSLLMVPAGGAGWVYTVTAVLAGAWFLYESHALYNRAQREDIPDKRAMKVFHGSISYLTLLFIALAVDPFVGPAVIGG; via the coding sequence GTGACTGCCACCGTGAGCACAACAGATACGCCGCTGAACGCTTCCCGGGCCTCCGGCCCAGGGTTTGCCCGTAAGGCCAAGGCGTATCTCGCCCTCACCAAACCGCGCGTCATCGAACTGCTGCTGGTCAGCACGCTGCCCACCATGATCTACGCAGAGCGCGGGTTCCCGTCCATCGGCCTGATCCTTGCCACGCTGGTAGGCGGCGCGTTCGCCGCAGGCAGTGCCGGAGCGTTCAACTGCTACATCGACCGCGACATCGACAAACTGATGGCGCGTACCGAAAACCGGCCCCTGGTCACCGGCGAAGTCACTCCCCGCGAAGCTCTGGTCTTTTCGTGGCTGCTGGGCGCTGCGGCCATCGCGATCCTGTGGTTTGGCGCCAATCCGCTTTCGGCCTGGCTCGGGCTCGGTGCCATCTTCTTCTACGTCGTGATCTACACGATCATCCTGAAGCGGCGCACAGCCCAGAACATCGTGTGGGGCGGAGCAGCCGGCTGTTTCCCGGTGCTGATCGCCTGGGCCGCCGTCACCAACTCGGTGGAATGGCCTGCCATCATCCTCTTCATGGTGATTTTCCTCTGGACGCCGCCGCACTACTGGCCGCTGTCCATGCGCTACGGCGAGGACTACCGCAACGCCAAGGTGCCCATGCTTGGGGCCATCGCCGGCGCCAAGGTGGTGTCCGTCCAGGTGGTCCTGTACGCCTGGGCCATGGTGGCCTGTTCACTGCTGATGGTTCCGGCCGGCGGCGCCGGGTGGGTCTACACGGTGACAGCCGTACTGGCCGGTGCCTGGTTCCTCTACGAGTCGCACGCCCTCTATAACCGCGCGCAGCGTGAGGACATCCCGGACAAGCGCGCCATGAAGGTCTTCCACGGCTCCATCAGCTACCTCACCCTGCTGTTCATTGCCCTGGCCGTGGATCCCTTCGTAGGACCTGCTGTCATCGGCGGCTAG
- a CDS encoding helix-turn-helix transcriptional regulator — MYSVSNATAVPIAGHGAPQAQEGRVQTVPGPVADADERTRDRVLSAVLEHGPVSAAELGDMLGFTPAAVRRHLDHLSRAGIIEVKRVARAGAGAGRPARRYVLSSEGQSSLGNDYLDIAALALQQLQKAAGPDAVRAFAVERFADMERRYAPEIDKAGPDIADRARALAEALSRDNFVASAASIEAKAPLPAALSSVQLCQGHCPIQQLAARFPVFCDVETEVFSRLVGVDVRRLSTLARGGHVCTTHIPTGRLSAPGPTRPSAAPASLNEVTNHQQERP, encoded by the coding sequence GTGTATTCCGTGAGCAATGCTACTGCTGTGCCTATCGCCGGGCACGGGGCCCCGCAGGCCCAGGAGGGGCGCGTCCAGACCGTGCCCGGTCCCGTGGCTGACGCCGACGAGCGCACCCGCGACCGCGTGCTCTCCGCCGTCCTGGAACACGGACCGGTCAGCGCGGCCGAACTTGGCGACATGCTGGGATTCACTCCGGCAGCAGTCCGCCGGCACCTCGACCATTTATCCCGTGCCGGCATCATCGAAGTCAAGAGGGTGGCCAGGGCCGGAGCGGGCGCCGGACGCCCCGCACGCCGCTACGTCCTCAGCTCCGAAGGCCAGTCAAGCCTGGGCAACGACTACCTGGACATCGCCGCGCTGGCGCTCCAGCAGCTCCAGAAGGCTGCCGGACCGGACGCCGTCCGTGCCTTCGCCGTCGAGCGCTTCGCTGACATGGAACGCCGCTACGCGCCCGAAATCGACAAGGCCGGCCCGGACATCGCTGACCGGGCCAGGGCTCTTGCCGAAGCGCTCAGCCGGGACAACTTCGTTGCGTCCGCAGCCTCCATCGAGGCCAAAGCGCCACTGCCGGCCGCGCTGTCCAGCGTCCAGCTGTGCCAGGGCCACTGCCCCATCCAGCAACTCGCCGCCCGCTTCCCGGTGTTCTGCGACGTGGAAACCGAAGTGTTTTCACGGCTGGTGGGCGTCGATGTGCGCCGCCTGTCCACACTGGCCCGCGGCGGGCACGTCTGCACCACCCACATACCCACAGGCAGGCTGTCTGCGCCCGGGCCCACAAGGCCTTCCGCAGCCCCCGCCAGCCTGAACGAAGTAACAAACCATCAGCAAGAAAGGCCGTGA
- the sufC gene encoding Fe-S cluster assembly ATPase SufC — MSTLEIKDLHVSIETEQGTKEILKGVSLTIRTGETHAIMGPNGSGKSTLASTIAGHPRYTVTSGSITLDGEDVLEMSVDARARAGVFLAMQYPVEVPGVTMTNFLRTAKTAIDGEAPKLRTWTKDVKDAMGKLRIDADFAERNVNEGFSGGEKKRVEILQLELFKPKFAVLDETDSGLDVDALKIVSEGVNRAHAEGNMGTLLITHYTRILRYIKPDFVHVFVDGQVVEEGGPELADRLEEEGYDRYAKGAGTAAAPAAAQA, encoded by the coding sequence ATGTCAACTCTTGAGATCAAGGACCTGCACGTCAGCATTGAGACGGAACAGGGCACCAAGGAGATCCTGAAGGGCGTCAGCCTCACCATCCGCACGGGTGAAACCCACGCCATCATGGGCCCCAACGGCTCCGGCAAGTCCACCCTGGCCTCCACCATCGCAGGCCACCCCCGCTACACGGTCACCAGCGGTTCCATCACCCTCGACGGCGAAGACGTCCTGGAGATGAGCGTTGACGCGCGTGCCCGCGCCGGAGTCTTCCTGGCCATGCAGTACCCGGTAGAGGTTCCCGGAGTCACCATGACCAACTTCCTGCGCACCGCGAAGACCGCGATCGACGGCGAAGCACCCAAGCTGCGTACCTGGACCAAAGACGTCAAGGACGCCATGGGGAAGCTGCGCATCGACGCCGACTTCGCCGAGCGCAACGTCAACGAGGGCTTCTCCGGCGGCGAAAAGAAGCGCGTGGAGATCCTGCAGCTCGAACTCTTCAAGCCGAAGTTCGCCGTGCTGGACGAGACCGACTCCGGCCTGGACGTCGACGCACTCAAGATCGTCTCCGAGGGCGTCAACCGCGCACACGCCGAGGGCAACATGGGCACGTTGCTCATCACCCACTACACCCGCATCCTGCGCTACATCAAGCCTGACTTCGTCCACGTTTTCGTTGACGGCCAGGTTGTCGAGGAAGGCGGCCCGGAACTGGCCGACCGCCTCGAAGAAGAGGGTTACGACCGCTACGCCAAGGGTGCCGGCACGGCCGCAGCCCCCGCAGCAGCACAGGCCTAG
- a CDS encoding COX15/CtaA family protein, which produces MSTASRLPQFAGRLASRLPRTVDARVRRLAVASLIGQTLLVVTGGAVRLTASGLGCPTWPRCTDTSLVNTAEMGIHGFIEFGNRLLTFALAAVAALMLVYLWNLRKERRDLFLLALGLLASIPAQAVIGGITVLTGLNPWVVGLHFLVSMALVVFATLLVNRAYGRTGRYMTVSLRALPGTLRPVTSAVALFAALAVMLGVVVTGAGPHAGDADAPRNGLDWDLFSHIHAVPAYLVTAGSLVALVLVLMRRIAGPFRTAVFGLLGVTVLQAVIGFTQYYNGIPALLVGAHMLGAALLMATATNAWDLARSSPVE; this is translated from the coding sequence GTGAGCACGGCTTCGCGCCTCCCCCAGTTCGCCGGCCGCCTGGCATCGCGGCTTCCCCGCACAGTGGACGCCAGAGTGCGCCGCCTGGCCGTGGCCTCCCTGATCGGGCAGACACTGCTGGTAGTGACCGGTGGCGCCGTGCGGCTGACGGCGTCGGGGCTGGGCTGCCCCACCTGGCCGCGCTGCACCGACACATCGCTGGTCAACACGGCGGAAATGGGCATCCACGGCTTCATCGAGTTCGGCAACCGGCTCCTGACCTTCGCCCTCGCCGCCGTCGCTGCCCTCATGCTGGTGTACCTGTGGAACCTCCGCAAGGAACGCCGCGACCTCTTCCTCCTGGCGCTCGGCCTCCTGGCCAGCATCCCCGCCCAGGCCGTCATTGGCGGGATCACCGTCCTCACCGGCCTCAACCCGTGGGTGGTGGGCCTGCACTTCCTGGTGTCCATGGCCCTGGTGGTGTTCGCGACCCTGCTGGTCAACAGGGCCTATGGCCGCACCGGCCGTTACATGACGGTATCCCTGCGTGCGCTGCCGGGGACCCTGCGCCCGGTGACGTCCGCCGTCGCGCTTTTCGCTGCCCTGGCCGTGATGCTGGGCGTGGTGGTTACCGGAGCAGGACCGCACGCCGGTGACGCGGATGCACCCCGCAACGGCCTGGACTGGGACCTTTTCTCGCACATCCACGCTGTGCCTGCCTACCTGGTGACAGCGGGTTCCCTGGTGGCGCTGGTCCTGGTGCTGATGCGCCGTATTGCCGGTCCCTTCCGGACTGCCGTGTTCGGCCTGCTTGGGGTCACGGTGCTGCAGGCGGTCATCGGTTTCACCCAGTACTACAACGGCATCCCGGCCCTGCTGGTGGGCGCCCACATGCTGGGCGCCGCACTGCTGATGGCCACCGCCACGAACGCCTGGGACCTCGCCCGGTCCAGCCCGGTGGAGTAA
- a CDS encoding ABC transporter permease → MNGTGTAAGSAPGNGLAQAAGVRQQPASLLRRVLLQGKYEAVTMLRNGEQLILAVVLPLLALVGLTVTPFLDGLGPSRVNVAVPGILALCAMSTAFTGQGIATGFDRRYGVLRFLSTTPLGRGGLIAGKVLSVLVVLCLQIVVVSAVAFALGWQPVAAGWLPGLVLLVLGAAAFTSLGLLVAGTVRPEATLAITNLLWILLGAMGGIVIPADRLPALAQSIVHFLPSGALGESLRDAFLHGALNGGDALILVLWTAIAGAAAIRWFKWN, encoded by the coding sequence ATGAACGGGACCGGTACTGCCGCGGGCAGCGCTCCCGGAAACGGTTTGGCGCAAGCAGCCGGCGTCCGCCAGCAGCCTGCTTCCCTGCTGCGGCGCGTGCTGCTGCAGGGCAAGTATGAGGCGGTCACCATGCTGCGGAACGGTGAACAGCTGATCCTTGCCGTGGTGCTGCCGTTACTTGCCCTGGTGGGCCTCACGGTCACACCCTTCCTTGACGGACTGGGGCCGAGCCGCGTTAACGTGGCCGTTCCGGGCATCCTTGCGCTGTGCGCCATGTCTACGGCCTTCACCGGCCAGGGGATCGCAACAGGGTTCGACCGCCGGTATGGCGTGCTCCGTTTCCTCTCCACCACCCCCCTTGGCCGCGGTGGATTGATTGCCGGCAAGGTCCTCTCGGTGCTGGTAGTGCTGTGCCTGCAGATCGTGGTGGTCTCGGCAGTGGCGTTTGCCTTGGGCTGGCAGCCCGTTGCTGCGGGCTGGCTGCCCGGCCTGGTCCTGCTGGTCCTGGGCGCGGCGGCGTTCACGTCACTGGGCCTGCTGGTTGCCGGTACCGTCCGGCCGGAAGCAACGCTGGCCATAACCAACCTGCTGTGGATCCTGCTGGGCGCCATGGGCGGAATCGTGATTCCGGCCGACAGGCTTCCTGCCCTGGCACAATCCATAGTGCATTTCCTGCCCTCCGGCGCGCTGGGTGAATCCCTCCGCGACGCCTTCCTTCATGGCGCCCTCAACGGCGGGGACGCCCTCATCCTGGTGCTCTGGACGGCGATTGCCGGAGCAGCAGCCATCCGTTGGTTCAAGTGGAATTGA
- a CDS encoding non-heme iron oxygenase ferredoxin subunit, giving the protein MSGKPKGELVCSANDIKVKQALRILIDDYPVAVVRDSMGDIHAIGDTCSHADISLSEGDVEGCAIECWGHGSQFDLRSGQPLQLPAYDPVPVFAIELDGDDVYVDVTNVLNGAAVNNY; this is encoded by the coding sequence ATGAGTGGTAAGCCCAAGGGCGAGCTGGTGTGCAGCGCCAACGACATCAAGGTCAAGCAGGCGCTGCGCATCCTGATCGACGACTACCCCGTGGCCGTGGTCAGGGATTCGATGGGTGACATCCACGCCATCGGCGACACCTGCTCGCACGCTGACATTTCGCTGTCCGAAGGCGACGTGGAAGGCTGCGCGATCGAATGCTGGGGCCACGGCTCGCAGTTCGACCTGCGCAGTGGGCAGCCACTCCAGCTTCCCGCCTACGACCCCGTTCCGGTGTTCGCCATCGAGCTCGACGGCGACGACGTCTACGTGGATGTCACCAACGTTTTGAACGGCGCGGCAGTAAACAACTACTGA